From the Saimiri boliviensis isolate mSaiBol1 chromosome X, mSaiBol1.pri, whole genome shotgun sequence genome, one window contains:
- the RPA4 gene encoding replication protein A 30 kDa subunit, giving the protein MSKSGFGSSDSISASGGASGGSDQQSERGAVPAVKTQRPRVRIQDIVPCNVNQLLSSTVLDTVFKVRGITVSQVSIVGIIRGAEKASNHICYKIDDMTAKPIEARQWFGREKVKQLTPLSVGLYVKVFGILKCPAGTKSLEVLKIYVLEDMNEFTVHILESVNAHMMLDKARGDATVQSVPVSASEVDDAGDNDESRRNFIRDEVLRLIQECPRLEGRSIHEIHAQLCHLGIQAIKEVIDYLTLEGHIYPTVDREHFKSAD; this is encoded by the coding sequence ATGAGTAAGAGTGGGTTTGGGAGCTCTGACAGCATTTCTGCTTCCGGTGGAGCGAGTGGAGGCAGTGACCAACAATCTGAGAGAGGTGCAGTTCCTGCTGTTAAGACCCAAAGACCTAGGGTCCGAATCCAGGACATCGTACCGTGTAATGTGAACCAGCTGCTCAGCTCTACTGTTTTGGACACAGTGTTCAAGGTTAGGGGAATTACAGTTTCCCAGGTCTCCATCGTGGGGATAATCAGAGGGGCAGAGAAGGCTTCAAATCACATTTGTTACAAAATTGATGATATGACCGCGAAGCCCATCGAGGCCCGACAGTGGTTTGGGAGAGAAAAAGTCAAGCAGCTGACTCCACTGTCAGTCGGACTATATGTCAAAGTGTTTGGTATCCTCAAATGTCCCGCGGGAACGAAGAGCCTTGAGGTATTGAAAATTTATGTCCTCGAGGACATGAATGAATTCACTGTGCATATTCTGGAATCGGTCAATGCACACATGATGCTGGATAAAGCCCGTGGTGATGCCACTGTACAAAGTGTGCCTGTGTCTGCATCAGAAGTGGATGATGCTGGGGATAATGATGAGAGTCGCCGCAATTTCATCCGGGACGAAGTGCTGCGTTTGATTCAGGAGTGCCCTCGTCTGGAAGGGAGGAGCATCCATGAGATCCACGCTCAGCTCTGCCACCTTGGCATCCAGGCCATCAAGGAAGTGATTGATTATCTGACCCTCGAGGGCCACATCTATCCCACTGTGGATCGCGAGCATTTTAAGTCTGCTGATTGA